From Corynebacterium sp. BD556, the proteins below share one genomic window:
- a CDS encoding three-helix bundle dimerization domain-containing protein: MTNALTERVIRRVRRGLVKKWSGHYSDAEVVNTFDNVLAHHQAEATITDFIPVLAEAETNDLLDHNLKKKEK, from the coding sequence ATGACCAACGCACTGACCGAAAGGGTAATTCGGCGTGTACGCCGTGGCCTCGTGAAGAAATGGAGCGGGCACTACAGCGACGCAGAAGTTGTCAACACTTTCGACAACGTCTTAGCCCACCACCAGGCAGAGGCCACGATCACCGACTTCATCCCCGTTCTCGCCGAAGCTGAGACGAACGACCTTTTGGACCACAATCTGAAAAAGAAAGAGAAGTAA
- the ptsP gene encoding phosphoenolpyruvate--protein phosphotransferase, whose product MFKQHSVIYGIGVSTGTAHAEVVKVLPAPGVDAHEPNSTDPAADGARVREAMNAVAASLKAQAETSAPAARPILEATAQLAKDKALAKAVDKRLKHGSGVTRAVNDAVEEYAQLLANLGGYMAERVTDLYDVRDRTICELRGLPKPGVPDVTSPTILIAEDLAPAETVGLDPQLIVGIVTAAGGPTSHTAILAAQLGIPAVVRASGAMDIEAGTQVAIDGGSGEVIVYPTDEDVTQLRERAQRRAAALAGSTGAGLTADGYPINLLANIGTPEDADTAAAQDVEGTGLFRTEFLFLDRDSAPSFEEQTDTYTRVLKAFGTRRVVVRTLDAGADKPLRFADLGEEENPALGRRGVRLSQAREDLMDTQLDALAAAYEATGRAADLRVMAPMVATLDEATWFADTARARNLPKVGVMVEIPAAAITSARLLSVVDFASIGTNDLSQYTMAADRMQGALAELLSPWQPALLQLIKATCQGGEATGKPVGVCGEAGGEPLMALVLVGLGVSSLSMAASKVPAVRAALRMHDRATCQQMAAYALDAASAADAQAAVRALINPKMAALL is encoded by the coding sequence ATGTTTAAGCAACACAGCGTCATCTACGGCATCGGCGTTTCAACCGGCACCGCCCACGCCGAGGTGGTCAAGGTTTTGCCCGCCCCGGGTGTGGATGCCCATGAGCCAAACTCCACCGACCCAGCGGCAGATGGCGCACGAGTGCGCGAGGCCATGAACGCGGTGGCGGCGTCGCTAAAAGCGCAGGCCGAAACCTCCGCTCCCGCTGCCCGCCCGATCCTCGAGGCGACCGCGCAGCTAGCTAAAGACAAGGCGCTTGCTAAGGCCGTCGATAAGCGGCTCAAACATGGCTCCGGTGTCACCCGCGCCGTCAACGACGCTGTCGAAGAATACGCGCAGTTGCTGGCCAACCTCGGCGGGTACATGGCCGAGCGCGTCACCGACCTTTACGACGTTCGCGACCGCACCATTTGTGAGCTGCGCGGACTGCCCAAACCGGGCGTCCCCGATGTCACCTCGCCGACGATCCTGATTGCCGAGGACCTCGCGCCCGCCGAAACCGTCGGCCTCGACCCGCAGCTCATCGTTGGTATCGTCACCGCCGCTGGCGGGCCAACCAGCCACACCGCAATCCTCGCCGCGCAGCTCGGCATTCCCGCCGTCGTCCGTGCCTCCGGCGCCATGGACATTGAGGCCGGAACGCAGGTTGCCATCGACGGCGGCTCCGGCGAAGTCATTGTCTACCCCACCGACGAAGACGTCACGCAACTCCGGGAGCGGGCACAGCGCCGTGCAGCAGCGCTGGCTGGTTCGACCGGCGCAGGCTTAACTGCCGACGGCTACCCCATCAACCTCCTGGCCAACATCGGCACCCCCGAAGACGCCGACACCGCCGCTGCCCAAGACGTCGAAGGCACCGGCCTGTTTCGCACCGAATTTCTTTTCCTTGACCGCGACAGCGCCCCCTCCTTTGAGGAACAAACCGACACCTACACCCGAGTGCTTAAAGCCTTCGGCACCCGGCGCGTGGTGGTGCGCACCCTCGACGCCGGCGCCGATAAACCTTTGCGCTTCGCCGACCTCGGCGAGGAAGAAAACCCAGCGCTGGGACGCCGTGGCGTGCGCCTGTCGCAAGCCCGCGAGGATCTCATGGACACCCAACTTGACGCACTCGCCGCCGCGTACGAGGCCACCGGCCGCGCCGCGGACCTGCGCGTTATGGCACCTATGGTCGCCACCCTCGACGAGGCCACCTGGTTTGCCGACACGGCTCGCGCCCGTAACCTACCCAAAGTGGGCGTCATGGTCGAAATCCCCGCCGCCGCCATCACCTCAGCACGGCTTTTATCGGTAGTGGACTTCGCCTCCATCGGCACCAACGACTTGTCCCAGTACACAATGGCCGCCGACCGCATGCAAGGCGCACTGGCCGAGCTGCTTTCGCCGTGGCAGCCAGCGCTTTTGCAGCTCATCAAGGCCACCTGCCAGGGCGGCGAAGCCACCGGCAAACCCGTCGGTGTGTGCGGTGAGGCCGGAGGAGAGCCCCTCATGGCGCTGGTTTTGGTCGGCCTGGGTGTGTCCTCGCTGTCCATGGCGGCATCCAAGGTGCCCGCCGTGCGCGCAGCGCTGAGGATGCACGACCGCGCCACCTGCCAACAGATGGCGGCTTACGCCCTCGACGCTGCTTCCGCCGCCGATGCCCAAGCAGCGGTGCGCGCCCTGATCAACCCGAAGATGGCGGCATTGCTGTAG
- a CDS encoding glycoside hydrolase family 3 N-terminal domain-containing protein: MVSARAFVVAFSVLALAGCAPQQPAGESLPEPTVDVEQPEVSPAQQRVPQEVRAKVASLMVVGVANYEQARAALDEGVGGLIVPSWADPRLLTEQGRNINALREQYQRPFSVAIDFEGGRVQRHTQVLGEWMPPGDLAQQPPEVIQGTGYDIGRSLRAHGVNVDYAPLLDVDGAGLAIVGDRAFDSDPAEVARVSMLFAQGLADAHVTPTFKHFPGHGRASGDTHLGLALTPPIEELHRFDLVPYGPALSRFTQASVMMGHMIVPGLGPEGVPCSLNPEAYRILREGDYPGGVPFDGVVVTDDLSGMRGILDYQPTPEAVKNSIAAGADQALWSSGADVALIIDEVTAAVKSGEIPMQRIDSAAVRTQQQLLSVGL, encoded by the coding sequence ATAGTTTCCGCCCGCGCCTTCGTGGTCGCCTTCAGTGTGTTGGCGCTTGCCGGGTGCGCGCCGCAGCAACCCGCCGGGGAGTCGTTGCCGGAGCCGACGGTGGACGTTGAGCAGCCGGAGGTTTCGCCCGCCCAGCAGCGCGTTCCTCAGGAAGTCAGGGCGAAGGTCGCCTCTTTGATGGTGGTTGGCGTGGCGAACTATGAGCAGGCCCGCGCCGCGCTCGACGAGGGTGTGGGTGGGCTGATTGTTCCGAGTTGGGCAGATCCGCGGCTGCTGACGGAGCAGGGGCGCAACATTAACGCGCTGCGGGAGCAGTACCAGCGGCCTTTTTCGGTGGCGATTGATTTTGAGGGTGGCCGTGTTCAGCGCCACACGCAGGTGCTCGGCGAGTGGATGCCGCCGGGTGACCTTGCCCAGCAGCCGCCGGAGGTCATCCAGGGCACCGGCTACGACATTGGGCGTTCCCTGCGCGCCCACGGGGTCAATGTTGATTACGCGCCGCTTCTCGACGTCGACGGCGCTGGTCTTGCGATCGTCGGCGACCGTGCTTTCGATTCCGACCCGGCCGAGGTCGCGCGCGTGTCGATGCTGTTTGCGCAGGGGCTTGCCGACGCCCACGTCACCCCGACCTTCAAGCATTTCCCCGGCCACGGCCGCGCCTCCGGCGATACTCACTTAGGTTTGGCGCTGACCCCACCGATTGAGGAGCTGCACCGCTTCGACCTTGTGCCTTACGGCCCGGCGTTGAGTCGTTTTACCCAGGCCAGCGTGATGATGGGGCACATGATTGTGCCTGGCCTCGGCCCGGAGGGGGTGCCGTGTTCGCTTAACCCTGAGGCTTACCGCATCCTGCGCGAGGGCGATTACCCGGGAGGGGTTCCTTTCGATGGGGTGGTGGTGACTGACGATTTATCGGGCATGCGCGGGATTTTGGATTACCAGCCCACCCCGGAGGCGGTGAAGAACTCGATTGCGGCTGGTGCGGATCAGGCGCTGTGGTCCTCGGGAGCCGATGTAGCGTTGATCATTGATGAGGTCACCGCCGCGGTGAAATCCGGGGAGATCCCAATGCAGCGCATTGATTCTGCGGCGGTGAGGACGCAGCAGCAACTACTCAGCGTAGGCCTCTGA
- a CDS encoding alpha-(1->3)-arabinofuranosyltransferase domain-containing protein has translation MLFTLVIFAQPPGRVAADTKFNLTQNPLGFLRQATHAYTDQFTLGQIQNQAYGYLFPQGPFFLLPFPDWVLQRLWWSLLVCLAFSGTLLLARRIGLPHGAAVFSAVLYAFSPRILTTLTAISSEAWPVALVPWTLVGLVRQRPNVAASLIPVALMGAVNATATIFACVPALVFLLWRRQARAAALWFVGAVLLSAWWIGPLLVLGRYSPPFTEFIESAFVTSFWLNPAEILRGMTSWSPFVDTERAAGFLLVAEPVFILATTFVAAIGVAGLARRDMPWRGFFVALFALGFFVLGTAHFVPSLYDGPLAPFRNLHKLDFLVRLPVVLGAGWALSHVRPPAVVAAVLAAVVAIAPVWSLRLLPQGTWTEVSPDWVAAGQWLNEHAAGTRSLVVPASSFARQDWGWTRDEPIQAVTDVNFAVRDAVPLVAPETIRGLDGQVYALDGEALRSLGVGAIIVRHDLEAAPDTPQLGAPTARFGAVEIHLLEGSRDMMLTSFAPVRVDGGGEVLALLYKERGYFPATLTGDNPTIITDTPALAARNYGTLRSPLSAHLYDLAEGADVRNRLKDYPSSGTPVAVTQVGQARASSSAADATAFGGANPSASLTAAFDGLAETAWWPAPGDEEAWIETSVEGSSISITATEDTTVVLSDDSSQRSISLVGAEARSIRVHGDLARITLTGRVGITQIDSGVSRIVEVPGTAENYFFQRIFPATQLIHRRFTTDTPATWEFSAPATVDGEPVEGTAYLEAGAHEVLSTAETLSISRTVFEPPAWTAFNGHVDARENEQIIVTTRGFNAGLRGSIDDTTLEPTLIDAHMQGFRVPPGVGGEFTMTFAGERPYRLSLAAGGALSFLTFVGCTILGLCGLRRRECFAHPGPGERTWSASLAAVGVGLVPGALAFTAVWAIRRFTLIPSWLIAGGSTVFMGLWLARAPWPQENYAGSSFLVLIAGCAALAALSWPDGDGL, from the coding sequence GTGCTTTTCACCCTGGTCATTTTCGCGCAACCTCCGGGCCGCGTCGCCGCCGATACGAAGTTCAACCTCACCCAGAACCCGCTCGGGTTTTTGCGCCAAGCCACCCACGCTTATACCGACCAGTTCACTCTCGGGCAGATTCAAAACCAAGCCTACGGCTACCTCTTTCCCCAGGGCCCCTTTTTCCTCTTGCCATTTCCGGATTGGGTGCTGCAGCGTTTGTGGTGGTCGTTGCTTGTCTGCCTCGCCTTTTCGGGAACCTTACTGTTGGCCCGCCGGATCGGGCTGCCGCACGGGGCCGCTGTTTTCTCCGCGGTGCTCTACGCCTTTAGCCCCCGGATTTTGACCACCCTGACCGCTATTTCTTCGGAGGCCTGGCCGGTCGCGCTCGTGCCGTGGACGCTTGTTGGTCTTGTGCGGCAACGCCCAAACGTGGCGGCTTCGCTCATCCCGGTCGCCCTGATGGGGGCGGTCAACGCCACCGCAACCATTTTCGCTTGCGTTCCGGCGTTGGTGTTTTTGCTGTGGCGCCGCCAAGCCCGCGCCGCTGCTCTTTGGTTTGTTGGTGCGGTGTTGCTAAGCGCCTGGTGGATCGGCCCGCTGCTCGTGCTGGGGCGCTACTCGCCGCCGTTTACGGAGTTCATCGAATCCGCCTTCGTCACCTCCTTTTGGCTCAACCCAGCCGAGATCCTGCGCGGGATGACAAGTTGGTCGCCGTTCGTGGACACGGAACGCGCCGCCGGTTTCCTGCTTGTTGCTGAACCTGTGTTCATCCTGGCCACCACCTTTGTTGCTGCGATCGGGGTGGCGGGACTTGCCCGGCGCGACATGCCGTGGCGTGGTTTCTTCGTGGCACTTTTCGCGCTCGGCTTTTTTGTTCTGGGCACTGCGCACTTTGTGCCTTCGCTTTACGACGGCCCCCTTGCCCCCTTCCGCAACTTGCACAAACTCGATTTCTTGGTGCGTTTGCCTGTGGTTTTAGGTGCTGGGTGGGCGCTGTCGCATGTGCGCCCACCGGCGGTGGTGGCGGCGGTGCTGGCGGCGGTGGTGGCGATTGCCCCTGTATGGTCGCTGCGCCTTTTGCCCCAGGGGACGTGGACGGAAGTGTCGCCCGACTGGGTTGCGGCTGGTCAGTGGCTCAATGAGCATGCTGCGGGCACTCGTAGTTTGGTGGTGCCGGCGAGTTCCTTTGCGCGCCAAGACTGGGGCTGGACCCGCGACGAGCCGATTCAGGCTGTCACTGATGTCAATTTTGCGGTGCGCGACGCGGTTCCTTTGGTGGCTCCGGAGACAATCCGTGGGCTTGACGGGCAGGTCTACGCTTTGGACGGGGAGGCGTTGCGCTCCCTTGGTGTCGGTGCGATCATTGTGCGCCATGACCTTGAGGCCGCACCTGACACCCCGCAGTTAGGTGCGCCCACGGCGCGTTTCGGCGCGGTGGAAATTCATCTTCTGGAGGGCAGCCGCGACATGATGCTTACGTCTTTTGCCCCGGTGCGTGTCGACGGCGGCGGGGAGGTCTTAGCCCTTTTGTATAAGGAGCGCGGTTATTTCCCCGCCACTTTGACCGGGGACAATCCCACGATCATTACCGACACCCCAGCGTTGGCGGCACGCAACTACGGCACGCTGCGCTCTCCGCTTTCTGCCCATCTTTACGATCTTGCGGAGGGCGCCGATGTGCGCAACCGCCTGAAGGACTACCCCTCCTCCGGCACGCCGGTGGCGGTAACGCAGGTGGGTCAGGCTCGCGCTTCGAGTTCTGCTGCCGACGCCACCGCGTTCGGCGGCGCCAACCCTTCCGCTTCGCTCACCGCCGCTTTTGATGGTCTTGCTGAGACGGCTTGGTGGCCCGCCCCCGGCGACGAGGAGGCCTGGATCGAAACAAGTGTCGAGGGCAGCTCCATCTCTATTACCGCCACTGAGGACACCACCGTTGTGCTTAGTGACGATTCCTCCCAGCGCTCCATTTCCCTTGTCGGCGCAGAAGCTCGCTCCATCCGGGTTCACGGTGATTTAGCGCGCATCACGTTGACAGGGCGCGTGGGCATTACCCAAATCGACTCAGGTGTTTCGCGCATCGTGGAGGTGCCGGGCACCGCTGAGAATTACTTCTTCCAGCGCATCTTTCCCGCAACGCAGCTCATCCACCGCCGCTTCACCACGGACACCCCTGCGACCTGGGAGTTTAGTGCGCCCGCCACGGTTGACGGCGAGCCCGTCGAAGGCACTGCCTACCTTGAGGCGGGCGCCCATGAGGTGCTTTCGACCGCTGAAACCCTCAGCATTAGCCGTACGGTGTTTGAGCCGCCAGCGTGGACGGCTTTCAACGGCCACGTCGACGCGCGCGAGAATGAACAGATCATTGTGACTACCCGCGGTTTCAACGCAGGCTTGCGCGGCAGTATCGACGACACAACGCTTGAGCCCACGCTTATCGACGCCCACATGCAGGGCTTCCGCGTCCCACCCGGCGTCGGCGGTGAGTTCACCATGACCTTTGCCGGTGAGCGCCCCTACCGCCTCAGTCTCGCCGCAGGAGGTGCACTTTCCTTTCTCACCTTTGTGGGCTGCACCATACTTGGCCTGTGTGGGTTGCGCCGCCGCGAATGTTTCGCCCATCCGGGCCCGGGCGAGCGCACCTGGTCTGCCTCACTGGCCGCCGTCGGTGTTGGCCTTGTGCCGGGTGCGTTGGCCTTTACCGCTGTGTGGGCGATCCGACGCTTCACGTTGATCCCCTCGTGGTTAATCGCTGGCGGGTCCACCGTGTTTATGGGTTTGTGGTTGGCGCGTGCGCCTTGGCCCCAGGAAAACTACGCGGGCAGCTCATTTTTGGTTCTGATAGCGGGCTGCGCGGCGCTTGCGGCTCTTTCCTGGCCTGATGGGGACGGACTGTGA
- a CDS encoding acyltransferase family protein, translating to MPELEGLRAVAALGILVTHVAFQTGEDSPILARFDYFVAVFFALSAFLLSRATPRTGYYSRRIARIAPAYLVCVVVVSLVLPELSHLGARQFLGNLFLVQIYMPDGLVAGLTHMWSLCVEVAFYLALPLCVRIRQRWIALLVMVPLSLLWPWAVAPVDAVNMQIWPPSYIPWFAVGLAAAELERLGVTWRWPRWPLVALFIPLAWLGGVVGPAGLEHPTPAQFNVRVLIGAAFAAVIVVPFALGPRENGLLASPVMRHLGRWSYSIFLWHVAVLSLAFPVLGVPVFSGYFLPVLVFTAAASVAVAYISYEWVEKPGARLVRGLSGRVLRPATTSTAMPPSSG from the coding sequence TTGCCGGAACTTGAGGGCCTGCGCGCTGTCGCCGCCCTCGGGATCCTTGTCACGCATGTAGCGTTCCAGACCGGCGAGGATTCGCCGATCCTCGCCCGCTTCGACTACTTCGTCGCTGTATTTTTCGCCCTGTCCGCCTTCTTGCTTTCGCGCGCCACCCCGCGGACTGGTTACTACTCGCGCCGTATCGCGCGCATCGCGCCCGCATACCTGGTGTGCGTAGTTGTGGTTTCACTCGTACTGCCGGAGCTTTCGCACCTCGGCGCGAGGCAGTTTCTGGGCAACCTCTTTTTGGTGCAGATTTACATGCCTGACGGCCTTGTCGCCGGGCTGACCCACATGTGGTCGCTGTGTGTGGAGGTTGCCTTCTACCTGGCTTTGCCGCTGTGCGTGCGGATACGGCAGCGGTGGATCGCGCTTTTGGTTATGGTGCCGCTGTCACTATTGTGGCCGTGGGCTGTGGCGCCTGTCGACGCCGTAAATATGCAAATCTGGCCGCCGTCGTACATTCCTTGGTTCGCGGTGGGCTTGGCCGCGGCAGAACTGGAACGTTTGGGCGTGACCTGGCGCTGGCCCCGGTGGCCTCTCGTCGCGCTTTTTATCCCTCTGGCCTGGCTCGGCGGGGTTGTGGGCCCAGCCGGTCTGGAACACCCCACACCGGCGCAGTTCAACGTGCGAGTGCTCATCGGCGCTGCCTTCGCTGCGGTTATCGTGGTGCCCTTCGCTCTCGGCCCACGCGAAAACGGACTGCTCGCCTCGCCGGTGATGCGCCATCTTGGGCGCTGGTCTTACTCCATTTTCCTGTGGCATGTCGCCGTGTTGTCATTGGCTTTCCCTGTTCTCGGCGTGCCAGTGTTTAGCGGGTACTTCCTGCCAGTGCTGGTGTTTACTGCTGCGGCGAGTGTGGCAGTTGCATACATCTCCTACGAATGGGTGGAAAAGCCCGGCGCGCGCCTGGTCCGTGGCCTGTCTGGGAGGGTGCTTCGACCTGCAACGACCTCTACAGCAATGCCGCCATCTTCGGGTTGA
- a CDS encoding porin PorA family protein, whose amino-acid sequence MYSVGLRRVRIAAAVVLLCILLNFIPPAVIASQRAIDRPATYTTVFDGPVPYSVTTEFEQGTKKDEVDIRARLLIGSTEYHDSYTAAVTTAFPVRDRGGMTYIFPYRPERRSYPYSDPFALEAVAMDYVGPRNVGGLETYKYLALIEDGDYRAERTFDMERRTGRILDETWTTSGGPVEGFFRMAESSRAEAFDQAKGDVILLRALQVLAWLTRAVIVVTLVWLALSYARR is encoded by the coding sequence GTGTACAGTGTAGGACTCAGGCGTGTCCGCATCGCCGCGGCTGTGGTGCTCTTGTGCATTCTTTTGAATTTCATCCCGCCGGCGGTAATCGCTTCACAGCGCGCCATTGATCGCCCTGCAACGTACACCACGGTATTCGACGGGCCTGTGCCCTATTCCGTCACAACGGAGTTTGAGCAGGGTACGAAAAAGGATGAGGTGGACATTCGGGCGCGTTTGCTTATCGGTTCCACCGAATACCACGACTCCTACACCGCCGCTGTCACCACTGCTTTTCCTGTGCGCGATCGCGGCGGCATGACTTATATTTTCCCTTACCGTCCGGAACGGCGCAGCTACCCCTACTCGGATCCCTTCGCGTTGGAGGCTGTCGCCATGGACTACGTGGGCCCTCGCAATGTTGGAGGCCTGGAAACATACAAGTACCTCGCGCTCATCGAGGACGGCGACTACCGCGCCGAGCGCACTTTCGATATGGAGCGGCGCACCGGCCGGATCCTCGACGAGACGTGGACAACCTCGGGCGGGCCGGTCGAGGGCTTTTTCCGGATGGCGGAAAGCTCGCGGGCGGAGGCTTTTGATCAGGCGAAGGGCGACGTGATCCTTTTGCGTGCCTTGCAAGTTCTTGCGTGGCTTACTCGCGCTGTGATAGTTGTGACCCTGGTGTGGCTGGCGTTGTCTTATGCGCGCCGCTAA
- a CDS encoding DUF2613 domain-containing protein encodes MSKKPQHLPQRALSPLVASIVVGIVLGAVGVIGIASFSGQSTVPAGNAVPAHEAVLGGPEYGSRQ; translated from the coding sequence ATGTCGAAAAAACCCCAGCACCTTCCCCAGCGCGCACTGTCCCCGCTGGTGGCCAGCATCGTTGTCGGCATCGTGCTGGGCGCCGTCGGAGTTATCGGCATCGCCTCCTTTTCCGGTCAAAGCACAGTGCCGGCGGGCAACGCCGTGCCCGCACACGAGGCCGTCCTCGGCGGCCCGGAGTACGGCTCGCGCCAGTAG
- a CDS encoding three-helix bundle dimerization domain-containing protein codes for MKNNIDFSIIRERALRNIRKDLINDWSDRYEAAHINDVFDNVLANHRAEAVIEDFVPVLVEAEMLNRLRDGEMEQAH; via the coding sequence ATGAAAAACAACATCGACTTCAGCATCATCCGTGAGCGCGCCCTGCGCAACATCCGCAAGGACCTAATCAATGACTGGTCCGACCGCTACGAGGCCGCCCACATCAACGACGTCTTCGACAACGTCCTCGCCAACCACCGCGCAGAAGCAGTCATCGAGGACTTCGTCCCCGTCCTCGTCGAGGCCGAAATGCTCAACCGCCTCCGCGACGGAGAGATGGAACAAGCCCACTAA
- a CDS encoding glucose PTS transporter subunit IIA, which produces MSTSRDSSARAIVENLGGAENIASLTHCATRLRLELHDVGKVNEVELDAVPGVLGTVHQGDSRYQVICGGGVESMYTAITHLPEMKNSGAAARSDADVKEEARSKARGKYAWLDNFFEYLSDSFRPILGVLLGASLIIAIAAVLDAFHVIDFRDDNKSATWVFFDAMWRSVFYFLPLMVAYNAAKKLRVDPWLGAAIMGALMTPEFMSLSDPQRFPETVSTTNEALGKDLFSTTIFGLPMQLNDYGGQVFVPLIMVAILAVVYHALKKIFPDNVQMVFVPFISMLIMIPLTAFFIGPLGIWLGNGIGTGLAWMNSNAPFIFAILIPMLYPFLVPLGLHWPLNALMLVNIQTLGYDFIQGPMGVWNFACFGATAGVLALSMRDHDTQMRQTASGALAAGLFGGISEPSLYGIHLRFKRIYPRMLLGCFAGGVTIAILSAPFEGVKTQAFVFTSLLTTVVFNPVWVYIVSIAVAFFVAMFAIVLTDYRTPEEKAEAAAAREAERAEAERAEAERVEPTLVAASAGGGTAVATAIATIPVQAPVAGELVSLAESGDKVFASGALGAGVGIVPRESAVVAPVTGTLVTVAKTGHAFGIKTDEGVEVLVHVGIDTVKMDGEGFEVAVEKKQRVKAGDLLTTVDFDAISKAGYPTTTLITVTNSKKLSSVEPLAAGTVSAGDTVIEVQP; this is translated from the coding sequence ATGTCAACATCGCGGGATTCCAGTGCGCGGGCGATCGTCGAAAATCTCGGCGGGGCAGAAAACATCGCCAGCCTCACGCACTGCGCCACACGTTTGCGCCTCGAGCTACATGACGTGGGCAAAGTCAACGAAGTCGAATTGGATGCAGTCCCCGGAGTTTTGGGAACCGTCCACCAAGGCGACAGCCGCTACCAAGTGATCTGCGGTGGTGGCGTGGAGTCCATGTATACCGCCATTACGCACCTGCCCGAGATGAAAAACAGTGGTGCAGCCGCACGCTCCGACGCCGACGTCAAGGAAGAAGCCCGCTCCAAAGCGCGCGGCAAGTACGCCTGGCTGGACAACTTCTTCGAGTACCTGTCGGACTCGTTTCGTCCTATTTTGGGCGTGCTGCTGGGTGCGTCGCTCATCATTGCGATCGCGGCGGTGCTCGACGCGTTCCACGTGATTGATTTCCGCGACGACAACAAGTCGGCCACCTGGGTATTCTTCGACGCAATGTGGCGCAGCGTGTTCTACTTCCTGCCGCTGATGGTGGCCTACAACGCGGCGAAGAAGCTGCGCGTCGACCCGTGGCTGGGTGCTGCGATCATGGGCGCGCTCATGACACCCGAGTTCATGAGCCTGTCGGACCCGCAGCGCTTCCCCGAAACCGTCTCCACCACCAACGAGGCCCTGGGCAAGGACCTGTTTAGCACCACGATCTTCGGTCTGCCGATGCAGCTCAATGACTACGGCGGGCAGGTGTTCGTGCCGCTGATCATGGTGGCGATCCTGGCGGTGGTCTACCACGCACTCAAAAAGATCTTCCCGGACAACGTGCAGATGGTGTTTGTGCCGTTTATCTCCATGCTGATCATGATCCCGCTGACTGCCTTTTTCATCGGCCCGTTGGGGATATGGCTGGGCAACGGAATCGGCACCGGTTTGGCCTGGATGAACTCAAACGCGCCGTTTATCTTCGCCATTTTGATCCCGATGCTTTACCCCTTCCTCGTGCCGCTCGGCCTGCACTGGCCGCTCAACGCCTTGATGCTGGTGAATATCCAAACACTGGGCTACGACTTCATCCAGGGCCCGATGGGCGTGTGGAACTTCGCCTGCTTCGGCGCCACCGCCGGTGTGCTTGCCTTGTCGATGCGCGACCACGACACCCAGATGCGCCAAACCGCCAGCGGTGCCCTCGCCGCCGGCCTCTTCGGCGGTATTTCCGAGCCCTCGCTCTACGGCATCCACCTGCGCTTTAAGCGCATCTACCCGCGTATGCTGCTGGGGTGTTTCGCAGGCGGTGTGACCATCGCGATCCTGTCCGCCCCCTTTGAAGGTGTGAAGACGCAAGCTTTCGTGTTCACCTCGCTTCTGACCACCGTGGTGTTTAACCCCGTGTGGGTCTACATCGTGTCCATCGCGGTGGCCTTCTTCGTGGCCATGTTCGCCATCGTCCTTACTGATTACCGCACACCCGAGGAAAAAGCCGAAGCCGCAGCCGCACGCGAAGCTGAGCGTGCCGAGGCTGAGCGTGCCGAGGCTGAGCGTGTCGAACCCACGCTGGTTGCTGCTTCTGCTGGCGGCGGCACCGCCGTCGCCACCGCGATTGCCACTATCCCAGTGCAGGCGCCGGTTGCTGGAGAGCTGGTCAGCCTCGCAGAATCCGGCGACAAAGTCTTCGCTTCCGGGGCCCTCGGCGCCGGCGTGGGCATCGTACCTAGAGAATCCGCCGTGGTCGCGCCGGTAACTGGCACCCTGGTCACTGTGGCCAAGACCGGCCACGCCTTTGGCATCAAAACCGATGAGGGTGTCGAGGTGCTCGTCCACGTCGGCATCGACACCGTCAAGATGGACGGTGAAGGCTTCGAGGTGGCCGTGGAGAAAAAGCAGCGCGTGAAAGCGGGCGACTTGCTCACCACCGTCGATTTCGACGCCATCTCAAAGGCCGGCTACCCCACAACCACCTTGATCACGGTGACGAACAGCAAGAAGCTTTCCAGCGTTGAACCTCTCGCCGCAGGAACGGTAAGCGCCGGGGACACCGTGATCGAAGTTCAGCCATAA
- a CDS encoding HPr family phosphocarrier protein, with product MISRTATIGSSVGLHARPASLFTEAAGEYDFDIVISLDGEQADAASILEVMTLGAKHGDVVTLSSEDDGAAEALDALAAMLERDLDAE from the coding sequence ATGATCTCCCGTACCGCCACCATTGGCTCCTCCGTCGGACTCCACGCCCGCCCGGCCTCCCTGTTCACCGAGGCCGCCGGCGAGTACGACTTCGACATCGTCATCTCCCTCGACGGAGAACAAGCCGACGCCGCCTCCATCCTGGAGGTCATGACCTTGGGCGCCAAACACGGCGACGTTGTTACCTTAAGCAGCGAAGATGACGGGGCCGCTGAAGCCCTCGACGCACTCGCCGCCATGCTCGAGCGCGACCTCGACGCCGAGTAG